The following coding sequences are from one Arachis hypogaea cultivar Tifrunner chromosome 7, arahy.Tifrunner.gnm2.J5K5, whole genome shotgun sequence window:
- the LOC112703007 gene encoding uncharacterized protein: protein MAEDRKPDAQFFELLSNLLQEVETLTNQEEVELRSKIEALGLEVTKVPSNSTKQLNELEIARELDKLSAKLDDVDEMISSTMAEDPQVRSLLSDTADLWMPVITASSEERRNFAASSGEDNKDQKQVENSK, encoded by the exons ATGGCCGAGGATCGGAAACCAGATGCACAGTTCTTCGAGCTTCTATCCAATCTTCTCCAAGAG GTGGAGACTCTGACAAACCAAGAAGAAGTTGAATTGCGCTCCAAGATTGAAGCCCTTGGATTAGAGGTTACAAAAGTTCCTTCAAATTCAACCAAGCAGCTTAATGAG TTGGAAATAGCTAGGGAGTTGGATAAATTATCAGCAAAATTGGATGATGTTGATGAGATGATATCATCAACCATGGCTGAAGATCCACAAGTGAGGTCTCTCTTGAGTGATACAGCTGATTTGTGGATGCCAGTTATCACTGCCAGTTCCGAGGAAAGGCGTAATTTTGCAGCTTCATCTGGAGAAGATAACAAAGACCAAAAGCAAGTGGAAAACTCTAAATAG